The Mycobacterium avium subsp. avium genomic sequence GCGTGCCGGTGCGCAGCATCCGCTCGGTGATCCGGTCGCGGAACTCCACGCTGTTGATCCGGGCCAGCGGAATGTCGATGCCGGTGCGGGTGGCCACGCCGTGCCGGAACATCACCCGCCGGTTGGTCACCACGAAATGGGTGGTCAGCCAGCCGAAGAAGGGCCACAGCGTCAGCCAGCCGACGATCACCAGCCAGATCCCCCAGATCACGCCGTGGATGATGTTCTTGGCGAGCTGCTCGAAGTGCGTCGAGTCGAGGTAACCCGAGCCGAACGCCGCCAACCCGGTGCCGAGGATCAGCACCAGCACCGGGCCGATCAGCCGTTTCCAGTGCGGGTGGCGGTGCACGATGACGTGTTCGCCGGCGGCCAGAACGTTATCCGGGTAGCCCATGCCCGCCGACCTTAGCCGGGCCCGGTGCCGCGCGGGTGCGGCTAGCGCAGATGCACCACGTCGCCGGCGGCGACGACGACGGTTTGCCCGCCGCTGTCCAGACACAGCCGGCCCTGGTCGTCGATGCCGCTGGCGGTGCCCTCGACGTGTTTGCCGCCGGGCAGGTCGGCGCGCACCCGGGTGCCGATGGTCAGGCTGCGGGCCCGGTAGTCGGCGGCCAGCGC encodes the following:
- a CDS encoding PH domain-containing protein; amino-acid sequence: MGYPDNVLAAGEHVIVHRHPHWKRLIGPVLVLILGTGLAAFGSGYLDSTHFEQLAKNIIHGVIWGIWLVIVGWLTLWPFFGWLTTHFVVTNRRVMFRHGVATRTGIDIPLARINSVEFRDRITERMLRTGTLIIESASQDPLEFHDIPRLREVHALLYHEVFDTLGSEESPS